In the genome of Roseiconus lacunae, the window GTGTGAGCTCTTCGAACGCCTGCCATGTTTTCGGCTGGACGCGATCGCGGACCCGCAGCATTGCTTTTTCCAGCAGTTCGCGTTTCCACTCAGCCTCTAATTGCTCGGCGAATTGATCGCCATCGCCATGCTGTTCGAGTAACTGATGGACAACGGTGTCACCGGTTGCGATGGCTTGACGCTGCCTCTTGGTTAGCAGGTCTGCCCAAGCACGCCGGGCAATGGTGCGCAAAAAACCACGAAAACTGAGCTGGGTGTCGTACTCAAATGAGGCTGCTTGCCGCGAAAAAGCCAGCAGGACTTCTTGGACAACGTCATCGGCATCGGAACATTGCATCCCCCACCGACGGCACCAGGCGGAAACCAATGGGGCGTATCGGGCTTCGAATCGACGCCATGCCGCGGAATCTTCGGGCCTTGACCGCAGTTGCCCGAGAAGCGTTGCACTGGTGGAAAGGTCGAATTCTTCGCTCACGTCAGCCGTCCGGAAACGAATTTTAAAAAAACGAGAGAATCGCCATTAGGTTTCGGAAATCTCCCGGAAGTACCTGTCAAGAAGACCGCCGGCACCCGGACTCAGTATAGGAAACCGGTGCCAAATAGCCAGACGAGCA includes:
- a CDS encoding RNA polymerase sigma factor; amino-acid sequence: MSEEFDLSTSATLLGQLRSRPEDSAAWRRFEARYAPLVSAWCRRWGMQCSDADDVVQEVLLAFSRQAASFEYDTQLSFRGFLRTIARRAWADLLTKRQRQAIATGDTVVHQLLEQHGDGDQFAEQLEAEWKRELLEKAMLRVRDRVQPKTWQAFEELTRNGRSGEQVAELLEMKVGAIWVAKSKVKKMLQEEVAILEQAELLPPRR